Genomic segment of Athene noctua chromosome 22, bAthNoc1.hap1.1, whole genome shotgun sequence:
TCCCAAGGCAGCTTGGGAATAGACAAGGAAAATGGAGGGAGGAACAGACAAAGGCTGTGTTCTGTTGTGGCAGAGGGCTACAAAATGGCTTTTCCCCTGGAGGAACTTTGCCTGGGGAGGAGCTGGACTGCAAGACATCTACTCTGGGGCCAGTCTATCTGTCAGGAGCCTTGTGGGCTCCCCAGGCAGCCGGCACCCAGGACAGTGCATGCAAGAGCAGCGGAGAAGCCTGTAGCAAGGCAATCCCCTACCTGTTCAGGCACGAGGCCCCATCGTACCCCCCAGCAGCATAGAGAAGCCCATGAAGTGCTGCTACACCCAGGCAGCTCCTCCTGGTGCCCATGGACACCTCAGGTTGCCAAGAATTGGTGACAGGATCATAGGACTCCACTGTGGCCAAATCAGAGGTCCCATCATAGCTGTAGGGAGAAAAGGGGAGAACACATAAGAGCAGGGCGAATATGTAAGAGTGGGGAGAACAAGTTAAGAGCTGGGAGAACATGTTAAGAGCTGGGAAGTCTGGATTGCAGGTAAGGCTGTGAACTGGTCCTACGGCTCTGGAGCCCATCAAGAGCCCGGAGAGTGcagcctgcctgtccctgtcaccacccctcccctctcccccctgcccagctTCCCCAAGGCAGAGTGCaccaaagcactgctgaaagcACAGAGCCCTTAGCCGAGCTCtccggggaagggggggctgcAATGAAAGCAGGTCTCAGAGGGCCCCACACACCGAGGGGTGAGAGGTGGGCTGGGGGACTAGCAGGCTCCTAACAGCCTGCAGCACAGGGCTAAGGGAAATGGGAAAAACAGCACAAGTCCAGGACATAGCCACGGCCAAACTGAGAGCCAGCAAACTCACTGCTCTGAACTGCAGGGGCAGGGAAGTCGTTTTCACTTGTTACTCCTGCAGTTAGTAACGCAGAGATACCGGattgcttcccccagagcagctctgtgccgCTCTCCGCGCCAGCTCTGGGCAGAGGCTGCCAAAGGcacccccacacacagccccCACGGCCTCCTTACCCGCCCACAGCATACAGCTTGTTCCCGATGGCAGCAACGCCCACCCTGGCCCTGCGAGTCGACATGGAGGCCACCATGTGCCACCGGTCCGTCCGCGTGTCGTAGGCCTCGCAGTCCCCATGGATGGCGAACAGGCTCCCCCCACCTGCGCAGGGGATGGCAAGCGAGAGCAAACAACAGTGCAAAGGCCCTGGGAAGGGCTTGGCATGTGCGCGAGCGTGTGGCAGGGCCTTACCCACAGCAAAGAGCACGGTGCTGGCCCCCTCGCAGCGCCGCGGCCTCGTCCTGCTGTTGCTGAGGACCCCTCTCTGCTCCGGCATGAGGTGGTACTTGAGGGCTTCGATCAGCAGGTCCTTGCACTCCGAGTGATGCCGCACCAGCAGCTCCGTGTCCACGTTGCTCATGAGGAAGTCCCGGCTCAGCAGGGGCAGCCGCACGCACTTCATAagctgagggagggggggagtcaCACCCCATCGGCAGGGTGGGAAGGGTTTGTCCCAGCGCTGCCCCCACTTCTCCCCTACAAACCCCTGACAAGCCTGACTCCACTGGAGATGCCTCTGTAGATCTAGGAGCCCTCTGCCTGGCTGTGACACGTGCCACAGCCACCCCAGATCCCCACCCTGccctctgccagcacccacaTCCTCTTCCAGCACTCATGCTACAAGTAACAGCCCTCACTgtggggctgcagagcccagACACCAGTCCCCTTTGCCCAGCATGCCCCAAGTTACCTGCCTCGCCCACAGGAGGGGTGTTTGAACACGCACAACCAGCAAAGGAGGAGACAGAACTTCTCTAGGGTCAAGCCCTGGGGTAGGTGAAAACCCAGGGGAAACCCTCAGAGTCTTCCTCACCCCGCCCCATCTCAGCCCCAGCCTTCGGGAGGACACCCAGGGAGGCTTCCTCCCACGGCTGCCTGCCTGGAAGCAGGATTGCGGCGAGATGGCAGGaagctggggctgctggaggcaCCAAGAGCCTCTACTGCACCCATGAGAGGGTGCCCACGCTGTGCCAGGCACTGGCAGCCCTGCAGGAAAGGACTTAACTGTGTCCCCAGTTGCAGGCAGGAGGCTCGCAGAGCCGTGCTCCAAGGTACAGAGGCAGAGAGACAAAAGCATGAGCTAAAAGAAGTCCCTGCTCAAATCTGCCTGAGCTGTTTGTTTGAGGGTGGAGGTGGAAGCTCAGGAAGGCTTCAGGCAGGGCTGATCTCTCCTGCTGCCCACATCCTGCCCAAGCTGCCAGGGGTCAGACATCTCCCTCAGATTTGTCACTAGTTTGGATTCTGGAAGACTGAACTTTCTCAGAAACGCCCTCATCTATGCCTGGACTGGGAGTGGTATGGCAGGGATGTGCTGTTCCTGCCCTCTGGCCACCTTTCAGCCACGTATCCACCCATTGCAGGCCCTCAGAGCTGGCAGGTAGAATCAGGCCACCTTCCCCAGCAGACTCACCCTGGGGACGTGCTGTCTTCTGCTGTCCACATCATGTTTGACCCAGCTGAGCACAGCCCGGTACACCTCCTCCTCTGATGGCACATTGAGGCTGTCACTAGAAATGAGGTCCAGCACCTGTAGAGTGGGGCAGAAAGGGCAAGTGTCGGCTGGTGTGGTTTGGGAGGAAAAGACACATTTACACACCCAGGTAAGAGGCCGAGCAGAGCAGCACTGCCAGAGGCAGAGCCCCTGCCTCCCGCAGATGCTGGCAGTTGAGGGGTGTATGGTCTCTCTCACTGAACACAGAAGGATCCAAAGAGCAGCTGAGTCCTCCAAACCAGAGAGGTGCAGCTGTGCCTCTCCTCTCCTTGCCGCACTGGTGCggagcagctctgccctccaTCACCCTCCTTGGCTCGCTCCCCCCGCGCTGTGCCTGAAGCTGCTGCAATGCCTGACACTTCCAATCAACGTCAGTGAGATCAGGCGGACGACTCCGCTTGCACGCGTCCCTTCAATATTTCATGGGACAGAGCCAGCTGCCCTGGCTGTTCCCAGCACACTCACTTCACGTGCCAAGGACTACggagctggagcaggggaagacaCATACCCTCCCCTCGCTGCCACACACCCCACTGCCTGAGGACGGACCAAGGGAGGTGTCTGTATCCTGGTGAGGGACCACACAGGGCTGGGTGATGCAGAGCGAGGaccagagcacagcacagcaccctgcagaCCGTGATGAGCCAGGGGCCATACTGGCACCACATGAAGAGCAGCAGGAAATGTTCAGAGCTGAGCTCTGAATTAAACATCACAGCTACAGGACCAGGGCAGCCAGGAGTTATTCCTTGGACCCCAGAAAGAGGGCAGTGTGCTCTGAGCTCACATGACAAGCACCAGCCACAGCAATTATCCTCTGTGCTACCCTCCCATCCTTATTTCACATGGGATTAAGCTCGCTGACAGCACTCTTCCAACATATTGTCTCTCCATTGAGCAGAGGGGACCGAAACACAGAACCTGGGTACACTCCCCTGCCAAACCCTCTCTCTTCAGTGCAGGTTCCTTGGGCTTCTGACACGTAGGCTGTGCCATCCAGCACAGACCACGAAAGCCTTGCCACACTCATACCTCCACACTCCCATCAGGACCTCACCTGCTTAAGAGGCAGCAACATGAACTCCTCTGTCTTGGACACCTCCACGAAGTGTTGGAGGACATACTTGTGCGCAGACTTGAGGAGGTCGCTGCAGGAGTGTGTGTCAGCAAAACCCCGGATCCCCAGGCAGTTGGATGGGTCGAGCTGGCTGAGGAGGAATTTGCAGCAAGCATCCCGCACACCATTGAGCTGAAGCAGGCTGGCAGCAGGAAGAAGTGTCTGGCAGTGGAAAAGAATGGGGGAAAGGAGACTTTCCAGGGCAAGGAAACCATTTTCACCCTCATCTCACTGCAAGTCAATAACAGAACAAGCTTACTGAGCACCTTCAGGCACACAAGCACATAAAGGACAAAGCATTCTTTGTTTCTAACAGGACTAAGGTAAAGAACAGCTGAGAAGGACACTTGTAACTCCCCACAGGGCCAGGAAATGGCAGGAGAATGACAGATGCTCAGCACTAGACCTGGCCATTGCGTAGCGCTTTGAGGAGCCACCTCTGGGTGCAGGGGAGCAGAGGAACTCCCTGACCACTGCTAGATGCAGGTGCCACCACAGAACAACAGCTGAAAGCGTTGAGCAGAAGGAGAGGAGGGTCCCCAGGAAGCAAGTCTCATACAGAATGGCTTTGTGGAGAAGAGAGATTTGGGGGGAAGCTCCTACCTGCACATTCCCCTCGCCCACCACAATCTCAGCCGTGTAAGCGTATTGCACCAGCTGCTCCAGGGCCTGCGGGTCGATGTCGTGCAGCGTCACATGGGTCTGGCGGCTCTCACTCATCTCATCTGGGGCAACACAGATACTAGACATGAACAGAGTCCCACAGCAGGATTGTTTCCCCACAGGAAGGCTTGGACCATGCATGGAACAAGCTGCTTCCACCTCCACAGCCCAGGAAGGTCTCTGGCCCACCTCTTagcaaggagaagcagcatggAAATGGGGTCCATGTCTGCAGGATGAACATCGAGATCCCTGTGCAGGGGGTTAGGGGCTTCGTGGAAGGGAGTCAAATGAGGAATATTACTGTACGCGCTCACAGACATGATATATAGGCACTGCGTTTCCATAGGGTAGGGCAGTGGAAATAGGGAGCAGGACAGAAAGATTTGCAGAGAGGAGAGGGTTTGAAGAGCAGGGAGACCCTGGCCATGGGGAAGAGAGGAGGCTACTTGCTTGTGAACATGGCGTGGAAGTACGGGCTGCACGAGGCCAGCACCACCTTGTGAGCCTTGATCTCCTTGGTGCCCACGTGGAGCACGATGTCGCAGAGCAGCCCACGCTGACGCATGCGGTTCATGCACACGAAGGCGTCGTGGTAGTGTCGCTTGGAGTTGTGGGAGATGCTGTGGCCGTCGCGGTTGAGGAGCTGCACGCCCCCTTCCATGGCTGCAGGTGGTAGATGCTGGGCTTTGCCTTCTCACCAGCACTGAGATGGGGGAAAATCAAAGTATTACCCAGGCAGGAAGAGCTCTAGCCCCAGACAATTCCCAAGTATGTCCACCACCACTCAAAGACCCTGCACAAGAACAGCTCCCGCCTAACCAGCCCCTGCCAGGGAAACATCATCCTGCTCATAAAGCAGCGACAGGGAGGAGACAGTCCCTGGAGGAACAGAAGTAATACAAAGCCATGCTGAGACTCTTCTCTGTTCCGTGACACTCACTGCTTCCCAGCCGTGTTCATCTTTGGATTGATGTCCTCCTTACCTTCCCTCAGAAGGGTACTGCTCTACAACACATGCACTCACACTGCTTTACCTGAAAGTTGCACCATCTCCAAATCTGCCAAACAAGGTGCATTTCCATGAAATATCAGCAGAAGCATTGATCTCAGAAGTCTCACCCGAGCATGCCAGTCCTGCACTGATCAAACACAGCTTAAATATACCACTAGAGACAGGGAACATTTCAATCCTGCTTAGCCTAAACAAAAAATAACCAGGGAATCTCGTAACATCACTCTTGCCCACATCCTAAAAGGCAAGAGTGACCTTATAGGCCACAGCTCTGAGTGGTGGCTGTTCCCTTCCAGCTTCCAGAAGATGCTAGGAGATTTGTAATGAATGCACCTGCCTTCAGAAGTTAAGCTCTTTAGCTCTACAAAAGTTAAGAGAGTTGCTGTCTTTCCTGTGCCCACACAATTCAGGATAAGGCAGAGGGCAAAGGCAATTGCAGCACAGAGCTCCACAGCCCTGGTACAGAATCCTGCAAGACCAGGGGTTTGACTCTTCCTGCCATTTTATTTCAGGCCTCTTTTTAGAGAGAGGCTGGGGATTCCCAGGTGGCTGGTTAGGGAACAGGGACCACTCACTTTATCATCCAGATCTCCACTTCCCTCTAGTGTCCTCTACCAAGGCACATCCAACCTCACCACAGCCTTAAGGCTGCACCAACCAGTCCTGTTCCAGCACTGCGCTAGCCTAGCAGGCAGTCCGGGCAGAGCAGAGCTCCTAGATCTCCCTGGAAACAGCCCCGGCTGAGACCCTGGCTGTCCTTCAAGAGGTAACTTTGAACTTCAGGCAGTTCTGCTTTGACAAGGCTGTCAGGAGAGACAAAGACCAGAGATGTTGGGACCCGACACAGAACTCCgtctgcacacacacatacacgccACTGAGCTCCTTCCACACACTGGGACAGCCCAGGCACAGAGCTAGAGTATAAATAGACCTGGTCagctcacagaaaacaaaaaactgcCTAATCAAGGCATAAAGGCATTTATTTGTGTGAAGAGGTTTTTCTCTTTCCACGCTGTCTGCACCTAGGCTGCTCATGGTGTTTCGAAACACGTTTGACTGTCTCCCTGCCATCAGCACCTGAAGAAAAGGTGGGGGAGTGAAGAGAGAATgactgagcagcaggaggaagaagggggaaggagCTGGAGAAAAAGGCAGCTTGACGAAAAAAAAGCCCGTGTGCTGCACTCGTGCGCCTGCCCCCGCATCCCTGCGGCGAGAGAATCCCCTCAGCCTCTCTGCTCCTCACGACACCTACACGTCGCCAGCCGTGCTGAGCCTAAAAATAGAAACCCACCATGCTGTGCCTGCTCAGCCACGAATGCAGCCTTCTATGCGCTTTTAAATAGCAGTTGTATCATGTACTAGAgtctgggggaggaaaaaagatgaataaACATCTTTCCAGAGCAGGAGAGAAGCCTGCAATGCCCTCTTCTATTTGCATCATCCCGCGTGATGTGAGATTCCTCATCTCGCTGTCAGCGGGGAAGACTCTCGGGCATACAACACAGGCAATGCCTGTTGATGCTTTCCAGTAATGGGAGTAGGATGCCACTGTGCCCTTGACAGGAAAGAAGACCCCATGAGTTAACGGGCCTTCTCCTTCCACACCCCTCAGCTGAGCTTTTCACAAAGCTGCAACATCCCAAGGACACCCTCGGTGTGGTCATTCGCAAGCGTGGACACTGCTGGATGAGAGGTGCCTGCAAGAAGGTGGTTTATAATTATTAGCATCCCTACCTGGGTTCAAGAGCTCCTTTCCCAGACCTGGTTTAGTGGCAGAGAGCAAACAGTGCTTCTTCACCTTTATTCCCCTCCCTAGCTGCAAGCCTGAGGGTTTTCCTGCTCTGCTTGAGCTGGTTTATCTTTTCAATACACTGCTGAGCTTCTCTCCATCAGTAGTTAGGTCATGCCCCTGCTCTAATTGTGAGCACTCGCCTCGCCCCTCCTGGGTGCAGGTAGCAGGGGGTAGGagctcctggctctgcagccaTGGGAGGACCCAGGGGACAAGGCAGGGAAAAGATGGGACTGCTGCTCCTTGTGATCTTGGAGCCCTGCAAGGAAAGGTTTGCCAGGGGGAGGGTAGCACACAGCTCGGCTGCGGCGGTCAGGGGAGAGGCACGGAGGGCACAACAGACTGAAGGTTGCTGTAGCCGATGCATTGGCACCACAGTAATCAAACACATTTCCAACGAGGGTCAGAAGTGCTGGGCTctcttcccagccctgccactgagtCATTGCATGGCTCTGGGCAAGTACAGATGCAGAGTGACAAGGGTGACATTATCTTTCCTTGCAATGATTCCcatggccagaaggtagagaccAGCTATTGCTCACTCCCCTCTCCACCCACACAGGGCTGACCTGCACCTCACAGAGCTCCAAAGAGCCACCGGTGCCTCCCTCACCTGCACCACCACTGTGTCACTGGGTCTCTGACATGGGCAAGCAGtgactggggctgggggagatgccATCCCAGCCACCACACTGCCACTGGGCTCCCAGGAGCATCCCCGTGCCAGGGGACAGTCCACAGGCAGCCTCAACCAACTCTGCCTGATGGTTTTTCACCTCAGCCAAGCTACAGCCACAGCAATCCCTCCCCTGAGGAGCAGCTCACCCACCCACCTTGGGAAAAGGTCGCCCTCCTGAAGCGCAGGAAGCGCTGGCATGGGTCTGGCCCAAGGCTTGTAGGGGGTACAGCCCATTTGCCCCCCCCAGCTCTGTAATAACTTGTTCCCACCAGAGCTCTTTTGCCTAAATGAGTCAGAACATAATCagtggggaaaaagggaaaggacaccctgctgctgcttgtgctgctccctgtgccTGAACTCTCACTGGCAGCACTAAATATTTCCTTGTAAAACTTCATTCCCAGGAAATGAAGGTCTATGAGCACCGCTAAGATATAATTAATGGGGAACAGTGCCTGGACCACAAGAGACAGTAAAGCAGTGTCCAGAGCTCCAGCGGCAGGAAGTAAATACAAGCCCACTTTtgtggagcaggcagcagcacgaATGCACGTGTTACGCATCAGCTATAATGGATGCGGTGGCTGACTTGTAATAACTCCTAggttatgacaaaaaaaaagaaggcgTTTGTTTGGCTCCCATGAGACAGAGCGTGGCCATGCATAACAGCTCTGTTAATTAATGCAAATGATCCCTGCCCAAAGGGAGGCCTGTTCTCTTTGCacaaaaaaacatattttgccGACAGTGAAAAGAAGCGTGCTGGGCAATAAACAGGGAACAGAGTATCCTCCAGGGAAAAGTTCAGAGCCTGCCCTTTCCCCAGGAAGGCCCTGGAGAATGGCTTTTTGTTGACAGCCTGGATGGAGATTTTGTGTCCGCCGGGCTAGCCAGGAGAGCGCAAAGACACATCCTGTACAGCTGGTCAGATGCTGGGGACGAGTCTTTGCTGTGGATAAGGTGACATCCCCTACTCTAAGGCATGACATGCCCTAAGGCCTGACACAGAGCCACGCTTAAATCCATCTCCTCCACGCGTGCCCTATCCCTATGTTGATATCTCAGTACCTTTTTTCCAATAAATCAGCTACAAAGCCCTGTTTTGGGCACAGCACTGCATCTCCCATAGAAGTGCTGCCATCAGACCTTCAGGATAAGACATCAAGTCCTCGATGGCACCCACCTCTACCCCAGTGTTTCACAGCACTCACAGAGCAGAGGGCAGCACAAATTAGGTCGATTAGGTGGCACCACGTTGCCAGTTTCCCATTCAGGGAAGCACTTTCCGCTGTCCTCAGCGTTGGGGGTCTGTCTCCCAAGCACAAAGTCCCCTTTTTGTCTGCAGACCTCCTCTGGCTCCGTCCCCAGGCAGGAAGGGGCTGCTGGCAGTGCTACTCTCCTGTGCCCAGCAGCTCCAGATCCCCATTCCGAGCAGCGGAGCCAAAGCAGTGTTCTCTACAACAGCACAGCAAAACTCATCCCGGGGCAGAGCAACCCTGGGGAAGAAGGAGCTTGACAGTGTAGGCACCAGCAGGAACCGCTGCTTCCAAGTGCATCTCCATGTCCCCCAATCAGAAATCACAATTGTCATTTTTAACCCATTTACCAGTAAGCAGCCTCCTGCAATTCAGCATTCCcccaaagaactgaaaatgtGCAATACACATTAAAGCTCAGGGCAGGACCAGACCAGGGCAGGCCAAGGGGGCCCAGGCAAGCCCCTGCTCAGCTGCATGCACAATGCAAGTAGCTTCTTTCTTCCTGGGAGCAGGGTTGGGAACAAAATGTGCTCCTGTGCTCTCTTCCTTCCCTTCAACAGTCAAGGGACACAAACAGCTGAGCCGGCAGTAACAATAGTGGCTGTTGTGCTGGTGCAACGTAAGATCACTAACACAGCTCGTACCAGCATCCAGAGATGGTGCTGAGTACACCGCGGGCCTGCAAATTTTCATCTTCCTCATTGCTTTGCAGAGACCCTGTTAATTTCGCTGAGCTACCCTTTTTGTTGAACCCTGTCTGTGGCTCCAAAACCCACATCTAAAGAGAAGCTTTAAACCACCAGAAACTAGCAGTATTTTTGCATCAGTAATCCTCTTGCAGCAGGTATGTCTAAGACATCAGGGCTGTTTTCACAGGCTACAGCAGATCTATAGTACCTGCCCTTATACCTCAAACTTGGATATCCCAAATACTTGCTTCTTTCAGAGGGTCTGGCACTGCCCATTACAAAATAGATTGCATTCCTACCTTCCCCACAATAAACACAACCAAAGAGGATTAGAAATCATCCAGTTGTATATGCCCAGGTCTCAGATGCAAAGCAGGCACTAAATCTAGGCAGCTGTCCCCACCAGGACCTGTCCCATTGGCATCACTGATACAGACAGAAAACTCTGTTCCCTCACTACAACACTTTGGGGTTCAGTCTCTTCTCAGCCCCTGTAACACTTCACTGGCATCCAGGGAATTCAAACAGACACCAACAGTGTGCAGCAGCTCAAATTCAGTGTTTTTAATATAAGGTTAATTGTGTGTTCAGCCCAGAAGAGCCAGCAATTGTGATGATGCAGAGGGACCTCACAGCTCAGGACCAGCCAGTGAATGAGATGCTCTGAACTGCAGGTCCAGTCATCGCCACTGTGGCGGCTGATTTACAGCTGCACCTATACAGAGGTCAGGACTGCAAACCTTGACAGAAATGTGACTTAACGTGACAAGGGGGAGCTGTCATTCCTGGCGCCAGCTCTGCCTTCAGAGGTGGCAGGAGGGATGATAGAATTAGGAAGCTGACAGCTTCAGACAGCCAGATCCAGCACTCGGACACGTTGCATCCCTCTGTCAGCTCCTGATGGACACGGTGGAGGTGAGCACCCCAGAACACacacctggggaggggggtgagcTGCAAGAAGAGGTGAGGAGCACGCACCTCAGCCCCCAACACtcctctccacctcccctcctctctcttctgCTCCCAGCAGCTGCCCTGACCACACATCTGGGTTCCATTCCCCAAGCCCCCCTGCTACGGCTGGGAGGGCGAGGTGCGCGCTGCTCCTGCCGATCCGTGGAATTAATCTGCTCTGAGCTAGCCTCAAGGCAGCACAGGGCACCGCAGACAGCGCTGAGTCTGCAGGACTGAGAATCCCCAGCTCTCagtagggtttgggtttttttaatgaattagGCATAACTGACACGCACTGAATCCTCCTGTCTAGACATCTGCAGAGAAGTGACAAGCTGCCAGAGAGGATGTGGAGCCTCGGCAAGGGGGTGGGGAGGACGGGGAAAAAAAACTGCACAGTTGCCAGCTCTATGGCACAGAGACAGTGCTGGCTTCAGGCAAGAAGGGCATTCAGCACATTGACCTAGTCGGTGTCTTTCAGCAACTCAGTGGGTTGTAATCAATTGGCTCTGGTGCACACAGAAGGCTGGAGGTCTTTTCTAATTAAAGCTTCTCTCCCCATTACTCCTGGGGAGCTTTGTTTGGAAACTCAGCTCAAAGTTGCTCTCAGTCACCCCAGCTCACGCCTGGAAGTGCTTTAGTTGAGAGAGAAAGCACAAGGCAGAGCTCAGTGCCTGCACCACGACATTCCCACACCTGAAAGAGATAAGGGGTATCCAGCCTGCTTAGTGCCTATCTGGGTGCACAATCTTCTCCTTCCCTCATGCACACTTTGCCCAGGCAGCAACTCTTCCTGCAGACATCTTCAAATTCAGCTTTTGCTTTCAGTATTTTGCACAGAGAGGATCACAGCAGCTCCAAGAAGCACTCCATGGTTGGGGGATTTTGAAGCATCTGTGCTAATATTTGGGTCACTAAGTAATTGGTTGTAAGGGTCAGGACCCAAATAGCTTTGGAAGTGCCGAATTCCCAGCTTAGGGAGAAACAAGAAATGGAAACTAATTCATGCCTTGAGATGCTCAGCAAAATGTGCAGGTCTCTGGCTGCACTGGGATTAGACAGCAGTTCTTACAGTCCAGCACAAAGCACACCAAAATCTAAGCGAAAGGAGCCCTTTGCCAAGGCTTGGAAATGTGGGTCATGTCCTAATTCCcccttcccagtgtcccccagtggaCACAGGAGAGGAGCTACTGTCACATCCAGTGCTGTTTTATGGCACAAGCAGTGCCAAACCTCTAACACAGGCATCAAGCAAGTCTCCTCTCCAGGCAGCAGAATGACAATTAACAGCTTCAGCTGCACTATCCATCACTGTGGTATTCCTGATCTCCCTCTAGCCTCCCCCATGACAGACATCCCTGTTCCCAACTCATTTTCCAGACAGGTAAATGGACAAGATGAGAGCAGCCAGGTCCCTGGAGGCAGCCCGTGTCAGAGGATCTCCATATTCCTGGTTCCTGGACTTGCCCAGGAGCTCCCTCCCTGCAACATCCTTGGCCAGCAGCTATTCAAAGAGGGATTATGCCCTTTACCTGTCCGCTGTGCAAGGTGATGGTGTCTCGAGTGGGTGGCAGCGGGCCAGTTCAGAACGGGTTGTCCCTGCTCAGCAGTGCCCTGACGTCAGACGAGAGCGATGGATCTGATGAGACCCGGCATGAGCTACCACTTGGCTTCTAAAGGGACCGTTGACTCCATGACACGAGGCAGCGTGGCCTAGGGGCTCCAGCAGTAGGctaggaaagaaggaaaaagcgCTGGGGTCTGCAGGCTGCAAACAGGCGAGCGGATCTTTTACAGACAGATAAGCCAGGGAACAATGCTGCTGCTGATGTCCGGTGAAGCGCTGCTCACGAGTGACTCTCTGAACCAGGAGCTCACCACCTGCACCCCGGCCTCATCCCTTTCTGCATGACCCATGCCACGTTCACGGATAGTTTACAAAGCTTCCTACCAGCCTCAGTCGTCGTGTGGGTTGGCAATGTGGACATACTGGACCACTTAAGCAGATCTGCATTTCCTCTTCTGAACAAGCTCAGTGCTTCACGCTGTGGAGCAGTGGGAGCCTGTTTTCAAGCCAGAAAACAATTAAGAGCATTCCCTCACATCTTccggcaggcagcagcacaggccACATACATGGAAACTGAGCTATGAGGAACATATGACATAATGGCCTTGAGTTTGGTATACTGGGGGCCAGCCAAGGCCAACAGGTCCTGGACCCTGGGAATTTCAGCTCGAATTCCTTTTCCTGAGGAGTCACATCCTTTAGAGAAGGCAGCGTGGTTGGTTCGCAGCCAGTCTAAAAGGCCAGGCAGAAAGGGT
This window contains:
- the KLHL17 gene encoding kelch-like protein 17; the protein is MEGGVQLLNRDGHSISHNSKRHYHDAFVCMNRMRQRGLLCDIVLHVGTKEIKAHKVVLASCSPYFHAMFTNEMSESRQTHVTLHDIDPQALEQLVQYAYTAEIVVGEGNVQTLLPAASLLQLNGVRDACCKFLLSQLDPSNCLGIRGFADTHSCSDLLKSAHKYVLQHFVEVSKTEEFMLLPLKQVLDLISSDSLNVPSEEEVYRAVLSWVKHDVDSRRQHVPRLMKCVRLPLLSRDFLMSNVDTELLVRHHSECKDLLIEALKYHLMPEQRGVLSNSRTRPRRCEGASTVLFAVGGGSLFAIHGDCEAYDTRTDRWHMVASMSTRRARVGVAAIGNKLYAVGGYDGTSDLATVESYDPVTNSWQPEVSMGTRRSCLGVAALHGLLYAAGGYDGASCLNSAERYDPLTGTWTSIAAMSTRRRYVRVATLEGNLYAVGGYDSSSHLATVEKYEPQINTWTPIANMLSRRSSAGVAVLEGMLYVAGGNDGTSCLNSVERYNPKTNTWESVAPMNIRRSTHDLVAMDGWLYAVGGNDGSSSLNSIEKYNPRTNKWVAASCMFTRRSSVGVAVLELLNFPPPSSPTLSVSSTSL